In Agromyces sp. Leaf222, the genomic window GCTGCCCCCCGCGGATACTGCGCCGGCGTCGACCGCGCCGTGATCGCGGTCGAGAAGGCCCTCGAGCACTACGGTGCCCCCGTGTACGTGCGCAAGCAGATCGTGCACAACATCCACGTGGTCACCGAGCTCGAGGCCAAGGGCGCGATCTTCGTCGAGGAGGTCGACGAGGTGCCCGAGGGCGCCCACATCGTCTTCAGCGCCCACGGCGTCTCGCCGGCGGTCGTGAACGCGGCCTCCGACCGCGGCCTGCACGCGATCGACGCGACCTGCCCGCTCGTGACCAAGGTGCACCGCGAGGCCGTGCGATTCGCCCGCGACGACTTCGAGATCCTGCTCATCGGCCACGAGGGCCACGAAGAGGTCGAGGGCACTGCGGGCGAGGCGCCCGACCACGTCACCATCGTGAACAGCCCCGACGACGTGCCGAACATCGACGTGCGCGACCCCGACAAGGTCGTGTGGCTCTCGCAGACCACGCTCTCGGTCGACGAGACCATGGAGACCGTGCGCCGCCTGCGCGAGCGGTTCCCGAACCTCGCCGACCCGCCCAGCGACGACATCTGCTACGCCACGCAGAACCGCCAGGTCGCGATCAAGAAGGTCGCGCAGGATGCCGAGCTCGTGATCGTCGTCGGCTCGGCGAACTCCTCGAACAGCGTGCGCCTCGTCGAGGTCGCCCTCGAGTACGGCGCCAAGGCCGCCTACCGGGTCGACTACGCGAGCGAGGTCAAGCAGGAGTGGCTCGACGGCGTCGCCACGGTCGGCGTGACCAGCGGGGCATCCGTTCCAGAGGAGCTCGTGCACGAACTGCTCGAGGCGCTGGCCGACGCCGGGTACGGCGACGTCAGCGAGGTGAAGACCGCCGAGGAGGACCTCATGTTCTCGCTCCCGAAGGAGCTGCGGCGCGACCTCGCCGGCAACCGTGAGGAGCGGGCGCTCGGCGGCCGCACCCGCACCACCTCGCAGGCCTGACCCCAGCACACCGACGCCCGCGGCAGACCAGGTCTGCCGCGGGCGTCGTGCTGTCGCGAGGTGTGCGGTCTCGAGCGGCCTAGACGCTCGTCGTGCTGAGCGAGGCGAGGAAGTCGGGGTCGCTCGCGAACACGAGCATGCCGATGATCGTCACGACGATGAGCGCGACGACGCCGGCCACGACCGGGATCCACCACGAGAGGCGGCCGGCGCGCAGGCGCGCCCGCGACCAGACGAGGGCGCCGATCCAGAGCAGGATCTGCAGCACGACCCCGGTCGCGAGGATCGTGGGCACGGCGGGGCCCGGCGTGAACGAGGTCGGCCCGTCGATGCCGAGCATCGAGGACGAGAGCTTGGCGGACTCGAGGGCGGTCGCCGGCAGCTGCAGGATCGCGAGGATGTTGTAGATCGCGCCGAACACGCCGAAGACGAGCAGCGCGATGGTCCAGAGGCGGTCCTTCGGCACGGCGCGTGCGGTCGGCTGCCCGACCTCTGCGGCCGTGGCGGGGGCGACGGCGGATGCCGCGGACGGCCCGGTCGCCTCGGCGTCGGCCGCGGCATCCGGAACCGCCTTCGGGTCGACCGGCGGCTGCCAGGTCCACCCCTCCGGCGCGTACTCGCCGTACTGCGGACGAGGCCGCTCGTCACGCGGGGGAGTCGGCGCGGGCGAATCCTGCCCTGCGGCTCCGGTCGTGCGAGCGGCCTCGTCCTTCGTCATGTGGATGCGCCCTATGCCGAGATCGAGTTGCCGGCGGAGCCGAGCTGGCGGGTCGACTCGACGACGCGAGCGGCCATGGCGGTCTCGGCGACCTTGCCCCAGGCGCGCGGGTCGTAGAGCTTCTTGTTGCCGACGCCGCCGTC contains:
- a CDS encoding DUF6264 family protein, which produces MTKDEAARTTGAAGQDSPAPTPPRDERPRPQYGEYAPEGWTWQPPVDPKAVPDAAADAEATGPSAASAVAPATAAEVGQPTARAVPKDRLWTIALLVFGVFGAIYNILAILQLPATALESAKLSSSMLGIDGPTSFTPGPAVPTILATGVVLQILLWIGALVWSRARLRAGRLSWWIPVVAGVVALIVVTIIGMLVFASDPDFLASLSTTSV
- a CDS encoding 4-hydroxy-3-methylbut-2-enyl diphosphate reductase gives rise to the protein MPRVPGLRGRLKDIPVLGHKRVLLAAPRGYCAGVDRAVIAVEKALEHYGAPVYVRKQIVHNIHVVTELEAKGAIFVEEVDEVPEGAHIVFSAHGVSPAVVNAASDRGLHAIDATCPLVTKVHREAVRFARDDFEILLIGHEGHEEVEGTAGEAPDHVTIVNSPDDVPNIDVRDPDKVVWLSQTTLSVDETMETVRRLRERFPNLADPPSDDICYATQNRQVAIKKVAQDAELVIVVGSANSSNSVRLVEVALEYGAKAAYRVDYASEVKQEWLDGVATVGVTSGASVPEELVHELLEALADAGYGDVSEVKTAEEDLMFSLPKELRRDLAGNREERALGGRTRTTSQA